Proteins co-encoded in one Metabacillus sp. KUDC1714 genomic window:
- a CDS encoding PolC-type DNA polymerase III: MDMQINQIERFQLLLQQINLTEDAVVVHFKNGSIAKLTVHKQTKKWHFHFQFEKILPFDVYQLFQTKLAKAFSHIADVTFSIETKEQNFDEKLVQDYWSICIQQMDGISPPMLALLNEQKPTVQGIKVIVKTKNDTEAMTIKRKYASLIQESFQELGFPTFQLDTTVAVSQEEILKFQEQKLQEDKEKGLKALTDMVNAEKEEASQAEYTGPLTIGYTIKNDEEIRTLASIEDEERRTAIQGYVFDAETKELRSGRTLLTFKITDYTSSILVKMFARDKEDAVLVQAVKKGMWLKVRGSIQNDTFVRDLVMIANDINEITPQERRDQSPEDEKRVELHLHSPMSQMDAVTSVSKYIEQAKKWGHKAIALTDHAVAQSFPEAYSAGKKNGVKVLYGVEINLVNDGVPIAYNDDNRFLPDETYVVFDVETTGLSAVYDTIIELAAVKVRGGEIIDRFESFANPHHPLSAITIDLTGITDDMVKDAPNVDEVLRKFKDWIGNDILVAHNASFDMGFLNVGYKKLLGEEKAKNPVIDTLELGRFLYPEFKNHRLNTLCKKFDIELTQHHRAIYDAEATGYLLVKMLKDAAEKGIENHNQFNDNMGKGNAYQRSRPYHAIILAQNETGLKNLFKLVSISHMNYFYRVPRIPRSQLNKYREGLIVGSACDKGEVFEGMMQKSPEEVEEIAAYYDYLEVHPLEVYNHLIALDYIKDETSLKEIVTNIVKLGEKLEKPVVATGNAHYLNPVEKVYRKILISSQGGANPLNRHELPNVHFRTTDEMMNCFSFLGKEKAKEIVIDNTNKIADMIDEIKPIKDDLYTPKIEGADEEIRAMSYSRARSIYGENLPELVEARLEKELKSIIGHGFAVIYLISHKLVKKSLDDGYLVGSRGSVGSSFVATMTEITEVNPLPPHYVCPDCQHSEFFNDGSVGSGFDLPNKECSNCGAQYQKDGHDIPFETFLGFKGDKVPDIDLNFSGEYQPTAHNYTKVLFGEDNVYRAGTIGTVAEKTAYGYVKGYANDHNLIYRGAEVDRLVQGCTGVKRTTGQHPGGIIVVPDYMDIFDFSPIQFPADATGSEWRTTHFDFHSIHDNLLKLDILGHDDPTVIRMLQDLSGIDPKTIPTDDPEVMKIFSGTESLGVTEEQIMCKTGTLGIPEFGTRFVRQMLEDTKPTTFSELVQISGLSHGTDVWLGNAQELIHNKICTLSEVIGCRDDIMVYLIYQGLEPSFAFKIMESVRKGKGLTDEMEEEMKKQEVPAWYIDSCLKIKYMFPKAHAAAYVLMAVRIAYFKVHHALLYYAAYFTVRADDFDIDTMVKGSTPIRAKIDEINLKGLDASPKEKNLLTVLELALEMCERGYSFQKVDLYRSSATDFIIDGNTLIPPFNSIPGLGTNAALNIVKAREDGEFLSKEDLQQRGKVSKTIIEYLNTHGCLDELPDQNQLSLF, encoded by the coding sequence ATGGACATGCAAATCAACCAAATTGAGCGATTTCAACTCCTGCTCCAACAAATAAATTTAACAGAAGATGCGGTTGTCGTTCACTTTAAGAACGGTTCAATTGCCAAGTTGACCGTGCATAAACAAACGAAAAAGTGGCATTTTCATTTTCAATTCGAAAAAATTCTGCCTTTTGATGTGTATCAATTGTTTCAGACTAAGCTTGCAAAGGCGTTTTCTCATATTGCAGATGTTACATTTTCGATTGAAACGAAAGAACAAAATTTTGACGAAAAACTTGTTCAGGATTATTGGTCAATCTGTATTCAGCAAATGGACGGAATCTCCCCTCCAATGCTCGCACTATTAAATGAGCAAAAACCAACTGTTCAGGGGATAAAGGTCATTGTTAAAACCAAAAATGATACCGAGGCAATGACAATAAAACGAAAATATGCATCTCTCATTCAAGAAAGCTTTCAGGAACTGGGATTTCCTACCTTTCAATTAGATACAACTGTAGCAGTCTCACAAGAGGAAATTTTAAAATTCCAAGAACAAAAGCTACAAGAAGATAAAGAGAAAGGACTAAAGGCACTAACTGACATGGTTAATGCTGAGAAGGAAGAGGCTAGTCAAGCTGAATATACTGGACCTTTAACAATTGGTTATACGATCAAAAATGATGAAGAAATTCGTACCCTTGCTTCGATTGAAGATGAAGAGAGAAGAACCGCTATTCAGGGGTATGTGTTTGATGCAGAAACAAAGGAACTTAGAAGTGGAAGAACACTTCTGACCTTTAAAATTACTGACTACACAAGCTCCATCCTTGTTAAAATGTTTGCTAGAGATAAAGAGGATGCCGTTTTAGTACAGGCTGTTAAAAAAGGAATGTGGTTAAAAGTACGCGGTAGCATCCAAAATGACACATTCGTACGAGATCTTGTAATGATTGCAAATGACATTAATGAAATTACACCTCAAGAGAGACGAGATCAATCTCCAGAAGATGAGAAGAGGGTGGAACTTCATCTTCATTCACCAATGAGTCAAATGGATGCAGTAACGTCTGTAAGTAAGTATATTGAGCAAGCTAAGAAATGGGGACATAAGGCAATTGCATTAACAGATCATGCTGTCGCACAATCTTTTCCAGAAGCATATTCAGCTGGCAAAAAGAATGGAGTCAAGGTTTTATACGGTGTCGAAATAAATCTTGTAAATGATGGGGTTCCTATTGCTTATAATGATGATAATCGCTTTTTACCTGATGAAACATATGTTGTATTTGACGTTGAGACGACTGGTTTATCAGCTGTTTACGATACAATCATTGAGTTGGCTGCAGTAAAGGTTCGTGGAGGAGAAATTATCGACCGTTTTGAGTCCTTCGCAAATCCTCATCATCCATTATCAGCAATCACAATTGATTTAACAGGCATTACAGACGATATGGTAAAAGATGCCCCTAATGTTGATGAAGTATTACGGAAATTTAAGGATTGGATCGGAAATGATATTCTCGTTGCACATAATGCTAGCTTTGATATGGGTTTTTTAAATGTAGGGTATAAAAAACTTCTTGGTGAAGAAAAGGCTAAAAACCCTGTTATCGATACGTTAGAACTCGGACGTTTCCTATATCCTGAATTTAAAAATCATCGACTTAACACACTTTGTAAAAAGTTTGATATCGAATTAACTCAGCATCACCGAGCAATTTATGATGCCGAAGCAACAGGCTATTTGCTTGTTAAGATGCTAAAGGATGCAGCGGAGAAGGGCATCGAAAATCACAATCAATTTAACGACAATATGGGTAAAGGTAATGCATACCAACGTTCAAGACCATATCATGCTATTATACTTGCACAAAATGAAACTGGGTTGAAAAATTTATTCAAACTAGTTTCCATTTCACATATGAATTACTTTTACAGAGTTCCACGAATTCCACGTTCACAACTCAATAAATATCGAGAAGGTCTTATTGTCGGATCCGCATGTGATAAAGGTGAGGTTTTTGAAGGTATGATGCAAAAATCTCCCGAAGAGGTAGAAGAAATTGCAGCATATTATGATTATTTAGAGGTACACCCTTTAGAGGTTTACAATCACCTTATTGCATTAGATTATATTAAGGATGAAACGTCTTTAAAAGAAATTGTTACCAATATTGTAAAGCTCGGTGAAAAGCTAGAAAAGCCTGTAGTAGCAACTGGGAATGCGCATTATTTAAATCCTGTTGAAAAGGTCTACCGGAAAATATTGATTAGCTCTCAAGGTGGGGCAAACCCATTAAATCGTCATGAATTACCAAATGTTCATTTCCGAACTACGGATGAAATGATGAACTGCTTCTCTTTCCTTGGTAAAGAGAAAGCTAAAGAGATTGTTATAGATAACACAAATAAGATTGCTGATATGATCGACGAAATTAAGCCAATAAAGGATGATCTTTATACACCTAAGATTGAAGGTGCAGATGAAGAGATCCGCGCAATGAGCTATTCTAGAGCGAGAAGTATATATGGAGAAAATCTTCCGGAACTAGTTGAGGCTCGACTAGAAAAAGAACTTAAGAGTATTATTGGCCATGGGTTTGCGGTTATTTATCTTATCTCACATAAACTCGTTAAAAAATCACTTGATGATGGTTACCTAGTAGGTTCACGTGGGTCTGTTGGTTCCTCATTTGTCGCAACAATGACAGAAATAACAGAGGTAAACCCGCTGCCACCTCATTATGTGTGTCCAGATTGTCAGCATTCAGAGTTTTTTAATGATGGATCAGTCGGTTCTGGTTTTGATTTACCTAACAAAGAGTGTTCGAATTGTGGTGCTCAATATCAAAAAGATGGACATGATATTCCTTTTGAAACATTCCTAGGCTTTAAAGGGGACAAAGTTCCCGATATTGATTTGAACTTCTCAGGCGAATATCAGCCTACAGCCCATAACTATACGAAGGTTCTTTTTGGTGAAGACAATGTGTACCGTGCTGGTACAATCGGGACAGTAGCAGAAAAAACTGCTTATGGATATGTAAAAGGATATGCAAATGATCATAACCTCATTTATAGAGGTGCTGAGGTTGACCGTCTTGTTCAAGGATGTACCGGAGTAAAACGAACAACAGGACAGCATCCAGGTGGAATAATTGTTGTACCTGATTATATGGATATCTTTGATTTTTCGCCGATTCAATTCCCTGCAGATGCAACAGGTTCTGAATGGCGTACAACCCATTTTGATTTCCATTCCATTCATGATAACCTATTAAAACTAGATATTCTTGGACACGATGATCCAACTGTAATCCGTATGCTACAGGATTTAAGCGGTATTGATCCAAAAACTATTCCGACAGATGATCCTGAGGTAATGAAGATTTTTAGTGGAACCGAGTCTTTAGGCGTGACTGAAGAACAAATAATGTGTAAAACAGGGACATTAGGGATTCCTGAGTTTGGAACAAGATTTGTTCGGCAAATGCTTGAAGATACAAAACCAACTACGTTCTCTGAGCTTGTCCAAATTTCTGGTCTATCACATGGGACAGATGTATGGCTTGGGAATGCTCAAGAGTTAATTCATAATAAAATATGTACGTTAAGTGAGGTTATTGGCTGTCGTGATGACATCATGGTATATCTTATCTATCAAGGATTAGAGCCTTCATTCGCCTTCAAGATTATGGAGTCTGTTCGTAAAGGAAAAGGTTTAACAGATGAAATGGAAGAAGAAATGAAAAAACAGGAAGTGCCAGCTTGGTATATTGATTCTTGCTTAAAAATCAAGTACATGTTCCCAAAAGCCCATGCTGCGGCTTACGTGTTAATGGCTGTACGTATTGCGTATTTTAAAGTTCATCATGCTCTACTATATTATGCTGCATATTTCACAGTTCGTGCCGATGATTTTGATATTGACACAATGGTAAAAGGTTCTACACCAATTCGAGCTAAAATTGATGAAATTAATCTAAAAGGGTTAGATGCTTCTCCAAAAGAGAAAAACCTACTAACTGTATTAGAACTAGCACTAGAAATGTGTGAAAGAGGATATTCCTTCCAAAAGGTTGACCTTTATCGTTCTAGTGCAACAGATTTTATTATTGATGGGAATACACTAATTCCCCCGTTCAACTCCATTCCTGGACTTGGAACAAACGCAGCGTTAAATATTGTAAAAGCTAGAGAAGACGGAGAATTTCTATCAAAAGAAGATCTCCAGCAACGAGGTAAAGTCTCAAAAACAATCATTGAATATTTAAACACTCATGGCTGTCTTGATGAACTACCGGATCAAAACCAACTATCACTATTTTAA
- the rimP gene encoding ribosome maturation factor RimP — MSKKVTEIVEQLVTPILNDMKLELVDIEYVKEGSNWFLRLFIDSEKGIDIEECGVVSERLSEQLDELDPIQHNYFLEVSSPGAERPLKKEEDLKKAIGKQVHIKTYEPINGEKLFEGVLTDFDGQTVTVTVTIKTRKKQVEIPYDKVAKARLAVTF, encoded by the coding sequence ATGAGCAAAAAAGTAACGGAAATCGTGGAACAATTAGTGACACCAATTTTAAACGATATGAAATTAGAATTGGTCGATATTGAATACGTGAAGGAAGGTTCTAATTGGTTTCTTCGATTATTTATTGATTCTGAAAAAGGCATTGATATTGAAGAATGTGGTGTAGTTAGTGAACGATTAAGCGAGCAGCTTGACGAATTAGATCCCATTCAACATAACTACTTCTTAGAAGTTTCATCGCCAGGTGCTGAGAGACCATTAAAAAAAGAAGAAGATTTAAAGAAAGCAATTGGTAAACAGGTCCATATTAAAACATATGAACCAATAAATGGAGAAAAGTTATTTGAAGGTGTCTTAACTGATTTTGACGGTCAAACGGTTACTGTAACTGTAACAATTAAGACTAGGAAAAAACAGGTTGAAATCCCTTATGATAAAGTGGCAAAAGCTAGATTAGCCGTAACATTTTAA
- the nusA gene encoding transcription termination factor NusA produces the protein MSSELLDALTILEKEKGISKEIIIEAIEAALISAYKRNFNQAQNVRVDLNRETGTMKVYARKDVVDEVYDPRLEISLSEARGINPNYVLNDVIEMEVTPKDFGRIAAQTAKQVVTQRVREAERGVIYSEFIDREEDIMTGIVQRIDSKFIYVSLGKIEALLPVSEQMPNETYKPHDRIKVFITKVEKTTKGPQIFVSRTHPGLLKRLFEIEVPEIYDGTVEIKSVSREAGDRSKISVHSENPEVDPVGSCVGPKGQRVQAIVNELKGEKIDIVKWSQDPIEFVANALSPSKVVEVLVNEEEKATTVIVPDYQLSLAIGKRGQNARLAAKLTGWKIDIKSETDAEKAGIYPLQKSESDVDVDDEPLLTSIHEPELSE, from the coding sequence ATGAGTAGTGAACTATTAGATGCCTTAACAATTTTAGAAAAGGAAAAGGGCATCAGCAAGGAAATTATCATTGAAGCAATTGAAGCTGCATTAATTTCTGCTTATAAACGAAACTTTAACCAAGCACAAAATGTTCGCGTTGATTTAAATCGTGAAACAGGGACAATGAAGGTTTATGCAAGAAAAGATGTTGTTGATGAGGTATATGATCCGCGTCTTGAAATATCTCTTAGTGAAGCACGAGGAATCAATCCAAATTATGTGCTGAACGATGTGATTGAGATGGAAGTTACTCCAAAGGATTTCGGTCGTATTGCAGCACAAACAGCTAAACAAGTCGTAACTCAGCGTGTTCGTGAAGCTGAGCGTGGTGTAATTTATAGCGAGTTTATTGATCGAGAAGAAGATATTATGACAGGTATTGTTCAGCGTATCGACTCTAAATTCATTTATGTAAGCTTAGGTAAAATAGAAGCTCTTTTACCTGTTAGTGAGCAAATGCCAAATGAAACTTATAAACCACATGACCGTATAAAGGTATTTATTACAAAGGTTGAAAAAACGACGAAGGGCCCACAAATTTTTGTGTCTAGAACACATCCGGGACTTTTAAAGAGATTGTTTGAAATCGAAGTTCCAGAAATCTATGATGGTACTGTTGAAATTAAATCTGTTTCTAGGGAAGCTGGAGATCGTTCAAAAATCTCTGTACATTCCGAGAATCCTGAAGTAGATCCGGTTGGATCATGTGTTGGGCCTAAAGGGCAACGTGTACAAGCAATTGTCAACGAATTAAAAGGAGAAAAAATTGACATTGTAAAATGGTCGCAAGATCCTATTGAATTTGTCGCTAACGCACTTAGTCCTTCTAAAGTAGTTGAGGTACTTGTAAATGAAGAAGAAAAAGCTACTACAGTTATTGTTCCTGATTATCAATTATCATTAGCAATTGGTAAACGTGGACAAAATGCTCGTTTAGCAGCTAAGCTTACTGGTTGGAAAATAGATATTAAAAGTGAAACAGATGCCGAAAAAGCTGGAATTTATCCACTTCAAAAGTCTGAATCCGACGTTGATGTTGATGACGAACCACTTTTAACTAGTATTCA